In a single window of the Bacillus mycoides genome:
- a CDS encoding cupin domain-containing protein, whose product MTSNIDYTSPSTNFTHDLSKSNFFKKDAQNYINVLGMKQLNTLENTSLLDIYLSTGNVVEPHIHQNAAELVYCISGSAVVSLLNPFTNQILNLPIKPGQVANIPQAWWHYEIASADNTHLLAIFDAPTPEVIFGSDILRLTPANMMAHTYCLNEQQWKQAVSPIQSTTVIGPPANCNQNRDMMNQSTQPPTQQQNLYYQDSYYFPLYWGY is encoded by the coding sequence TTGACTTCTAATATCGACTACACTTCCCCCTCAACTAATTTCACTCATGATTTAAGTAAAAGTAATTTTTTTAAGAAAGATGCCCAAAATTATATAAATGTACTTGGCATGAAACAATTAAATACTTTAGAAAATACTTCTTTATTAGATATTTATTTAAGTACAGGGAATGTTGTAGAACCACATATTCATCAAAATGCAGCTGAACTCGTTTACTGTATTTCAGGATCTGCTGTTGTTTCTTTACTTAATCCATTTACGAATCAAATATTAAACTTACCGATAAAGCCAGGGCAAGTTGCCAACATTCCACAAGCGTGGTGGCATTATGAAATTGCTTCAGCAGATAATACTCATTTATTAGCTATATTCGATGCCCCAACCCCAGAAGTTATTTTTGGTTCTGATATTTTAAGATTAACTCCCGCTAATATGATGGCTCATACTTATTGCCTCAATGAACAACAATGGAAACAAGCAGTATCCCCAATTCAATCAACTACGGTAATTGGTCCCCCGGCGAACTGTAATCAAAACCGCGACATGATGAATCAGTCAACTCAGCCCCCTACTCAACAACAAAATCTATATTACCAAGATTCTTATTACTTCCCTCTTTACTGGGGGTATTAA
- a CDS encoding exosporium glycoprotein BclB-related protein translates to MSNNNCFGHNNCNPIVFSADCCKNPQSVPITREQLSQLITLLNSLVSAISAFFANPSNANRLALLDLFNQFLIFLNSLLPSPEVNFLKQLTQSIIVLLQSPAPNLGQLSTLLQQFYSALAQFFFALDLIPISCNSNVDSATLQLLFNLLIQLINATPGATGPTGPTGPTGGGATGATGATGATGATGATGATGATGGGATGATGATGATGATGATGATGATGATGATGATGATGATGATGATGATGGGAIIPFASGTTPSALVNAIIANTGTLLGFGFSQPGVALTGGTSITLALGIGDYAFVAPRAGVITSLAGFFSATAALAPLTPVQVQIQILTAPAASNTFTVQGAPLLLTPAFAAIAIGSTASGIIAEAIPVAAGDKVLLYVSLTAASPIAAVAGFVSAGINIV, encoded by the coding sequence ATGTCAAATAATAATTGTTTTGGTCATAATAACTGCAATCCAATTGTTTTTTCAGCAGATTGTTGTAAAAATCCACAGTCAGTTCCTATTACTAGGGAACAATTAAGTCAATTAATTACTTTACTAAACTCATTAGTATCAGCTATTTCAGCATTTTTTGCAAATCCAAGTAATGCAAACAGATTAGCGTTACTCGATTTATTTAATCAATTTTTAATTTTCTTAAATTCCTTATTACCTTCTCCAGAAGTTAATTTTTTGAAACAATTAACTCAAAGTATTATAGTTTTATTACAATCTCCAGCACCTAATTTAGGACAATTGTCAACATTATTGCAACAATTTTATAGCGCCCTTGCACAATTCTTCTTCGCTTTAGATCTTATCCCTATATCCTGCAACTCAAATGTTGATTCTGCAACTTTACAACTTCTTTTTAATTTATTAATTCAATTAATCAATGCTACTCCAGGGGCGACAGGTCCAACAGGTCCAACAGGTCCAACAGGAGGCGGAGCGACAGGAGCAACAGGAGCAACAGGAGCGACAGGAGCAACAGGAGCGACAGGAGCGACAGGAGCAACAGGAGGCGGAGCGACAGGAGCAACAGGAGCAACAGGAGCAACAGGAGCGACAGGAGCGACAGGAGCAACAGGAGCAACAGGAGCGACAGGAGCAACAGGAGCAACAGGAGCAACAGGAGCAACAGGAGCGACAGGAGCAACAGGAGCAACTGGTGGCGGAGCTATTATTCCGTTTGCTTCAGGTACAACACCATCTGCGTTAGTTAACGCGATAATAGCTAATACAGGAACTCTTCTTGGATTTGGATTTAGTCAGCCTGGAGTTGCTTTAACGGGTGGAACAAGTATCACATTAGCGTTAGGGATAGGTGATTATGCATTTGTAGCACCACGCGCAGGGGTTATTACGTCATTAGCAGGTTTCTTTAGTGCAACAGCTGCATTAGCTCCATTAACACCTGTTCAAGTGCAGATACAAATATTAACTGCACCAGCAGCAAGTAATACGTTTACAGTACAAGGCGCACCTCTTTTATTAACACCAGCATTTGCCGCAATAGCGATTGGTTCTACAGCATCAGGAATCATAGCTGAAGCTATTCCAGTAGCGGCTGGGGATAAAGTATTATTATATGTTTCATTAACAGCAGCAAGTCCAATAGCTGCAGTTGCTGGGTTTGTAAGTGCAGGTATTAATATCGTCTAA
- a CDS encoding DUF4183 domain-containing protein yields the protein MPIIQPFIASRRFTSTLGAGTGTGAAFTIAATACLNDAGTTATAFPTFTYYNLYVNGIIQPSVNSSVTTGPTGAITIPGGDVLDGGIPITIEFIVT from the coding sequence TTGCCAATTATTCAACCATTTATCGCTTCTAGAAGATTTACATCTACACTAGGAGCTGGAACAGGAACAGGTGCAGCTTTTACAATTGCTGCAACAGCTTGTTTAAACGATGCCGGTACTACTGCAACTGCCTTTCCGACTTTTACGTATTACAACCTCTATGTAAACGGGATAATTCAACCTAGCGTGAACTCCAGTGTCACCACAGGTCCTACTGGTGCTATTACAATTCCTGGCGGAGATGTATTAGACGGTGGAATCCCAATAACAATTGAATTTATCGTCACTTAA
- a CDS encoding DUF4183 domain-containing protein, producing the protein MNRYDKLPMSKEVMDSKNIGPTFPPLPSINFPTGVTGETGATGETGATGATGETGATGETGETGATGATGATGATGETGATGATGATGAAGATGETGATGETGATGETGATGETGATGVTGETGATGETGAAGETGITGVTGPTGETGATGETGATGATGITGATGITGVAGATGETGAAGETGPTGATGAIGAIGATGATGITGVTGATGETGAAGATGITGVTGATGETGAAGATGITGATGITGVAGATGITGPTGIPGTIPTTNLLYFTFSDGEKLIYTNADGIAQYGTTQILSPSEVSYINLFINGILQPQPFYEVTAGQLTLLDDEPPSQGSSIILQFIIIN; encoded by the coding sequence TTGAATCGATATGACAAATTACCAATGTCTAAGGAAGTTATGGATTCTAAAAATATTGGTCCTACATTTCCACCTCTTCCGTCTATTAATTTTCCAACCGGAGTGACAGGAGAAACAGGAGCGACAGGAGAAACAGGAGCAACCGGAGCAACCGGAGAAACAGGAGCAACCGGAGAAACAGGAGAAACAGGAGCAACCGGAGCGACAGGAGCAACCGGAGCAACCGGAGAAACAGGAGCAACCGGAGCAACCGGAGCAACCGGAGCGGCAGGAGCAACCGGAGAAACAGGAGCAACCGGAGAAACAGGAGCAACCGGAGAAACAGGAGCAACCGGAGAAACAGGAGCAACCGGAGTAACCGGAGAAACAGGAGCAACCGGAGAAACAGGGGCAGCAGGAGAAACAGGAATAACAGGAGTAACCGGCCCAACAGGAGAAACAGGGGCAACAGGAGAAACAGGGGCAACCGGAGCAACAGGAATAACAGGAGCAACAGGAATAACGGGAGTAGCAGGAGCAACCGGAGAAACAGGGGCAGCAGGAGAAACAGGCCCAACCGGAGCAACCGGAGCAATAGGAGCAATAGGAGCAACCGGAGCAACAGGAATAACGGGAGTAACAGGAGCAACCGGAGAAACAGGGGCAGCAGGAGCAACAGGAATAACGGGAGTAACAGGAGCAACCGGAGAAACAGGGGCAGCAGGAGCAACAGGAATAACGGGAGCAACAGGAATAACGGGAGTAGCAGGAGCAACAGGAATAACCGGCCCAACGGGAATACCGGGAACAATCCCAACAACAAACCTATTATATTTTACTTTTTCAGATGGGGAAAAACTTATATATACTAATGCAGATGGTATAGCACAATACGGTACAACACAAATCTTATCACCAAGTGAAGTTTCTTATATTAATCTATTTATAAATGGAATTCTTCAACCACAACCTTTTTATGAAGTTACAGCTGGTCAGTTAACTTTATTAGATGATGAACCACCCTCACAAGGATCTTCAATTATCCTACAATTTATTATTATTAATTAA
- a CDS encoding helix-turn-helix domain-containing protein — translation MEEIQITLAKNLKAIREKEKLSLEKVSQLSGVSKTMIGQIERGESSPTLTTIWKIANGLKVSFTSLINNPQPDTKVVLRNDVQVLSEDNGRYKVYPSFPFQDDRHFEIYTVEIETEGKLYAEAHKEGTEEFITVFDGELTIEVNNCQYRLNSGDSIRFKADRPHAYYNSGSTLTRLSMTIYYPAS, via the coding sequence ATGGAGGAAATTCAAATTACCCTTGCAAAAAATTTAAAAGCTATTCGAGAGAAAGAAAAGCTGAGCTTAGAAAAGGTTTCTCAATTAAGTGGTGTAAGTAAAACGATGATTGGACAAATTGAAAGAGGAGAATCAAGCCCGACCCTAACAACAATATGGAAAATTGCCAATGGATTGAAAGTGTCTTTTACTTCTTTAATCAATAATCCACAGCCAGATACGAAAGTTGTTTTACGAAATGATGTTCAAGTATTATCTGAAGACAATGGGAGATATAAAGTGTATCCTTCGTTTCCTTTCCAAGATGATAGACATTTTGAAATCTATACTGTTGAAATTGAAACAGAAGGAAAGTTATATGCTGAAGCGCATAAAGAAGGAACAGAGGAATTTATAACTGTGTTTGATGGTGAACTGACAATTGAGGTAAATAATTGTCAATATAGATTAAATAGTGGAGACTCAATCAGGTTTAAGGCGGATAGACCTCACGCTTATTATAATTCAGGAAGTACGTTAACTCGGTTGAGTATGACAATTTATTATCCAGCTTCATAA
- a CDS encoding LysE family translocator, which translates to MPIFSFLLFVFVSSFTPGPNNFLAMTYAKQYGLKRSITFCLGVAFGFFIITSLCSFFNIVLINILPLIEFPLKILGVAYMLYLAFKILTSKGNTDTNEKSNKNIFLVGIMLQFVNPKGILFGLTVVSTFILPYYHSYSSYLFFSLFLGIVGLMSTFSWCLFGSMFQKLLLKHNRIFNIIMAVLLVFSAISIVIN; encoded by the coding sequence ATGCCTATATTTTCTTTTTTATTATTTGTCTTTGTTAGTAGCTTCACACCAGGCCCTAACAATTTTTTAGCTATGACATACGCCAAGCAATATGGATTAAAAAGAAGCATTACATTTTGCCTAGGTGTGGCTTTCGGTTTTTTTATTATCACTTCATTATGTAGTTTCTTTAATATTGTACTTATAAATATTCTGCCATTAATTGAATTCCCTTTAAAAATTTTAGGTGTAGCTTATATGCTGTATTTAGCTTTTAAAATACTCACTAGTAAAGGCAATACAGATACAAATGAAAAAAGTAATAAAAACATATTTTTAGTAGGAATTATGCTTCAATTTGTTAACCCGAAGGGAATTTTATTCGGACTGACTGTAGTATCAACTTTTATTCTCCCTTACTACCATTCATATTCTAGTTACCTATTCTTTTCATTGTTTTTAGGCATAGTCGGTTTAATGAGTACATTTAGTTGGTGTCTATTCGGGTCGATGTTTCAAAAACTTTTATTAAAACATAACCGAATATTTAACATTATTATGGCAGTTTTATTAGTGTTTAGCGCTATTTCAATTGTTATCAACTAG
- a CDS encoding glycosyltransferase family 2 protein: MLYKEEVFIKTTLISHFYNEEYLLPWWLMHHTKLFDHGILINRGSTDRSVEICKLFAPHWEIRNSKVLEFDAYLVDQEVMEIEKEVTGWKMVLNTTEFLCCFNKEQFFTSLNSNGGNMFSIRVIMMIDEPSHGYSNPRYSIPLVKQRYHGILIQPSPNLLYLNGRLIHNIFHGDYRVGRHGSHYPYSIYMQPAFVLKFFYSPWNEAMKKRKLQIGPTLSKHSVQRGLGSHHLTTLEKLEKNYTHYATLTTDLRLIPEYQTVFPDLCFPNY, from the coding sequence GTGTTATATAAGGAGGAGGTTTTCATTAAGACTACTTTAATTTCTCATTTTTACAATGAAGAATATTTACTTCCATGGTGGTTAATGCATCATACAAAACTATTTGATCACGGTATTCTAATTAACCGAGGATCTACTGACCGTTCAGTGGAAATATGTAAGTTATTTGCACCTCATTGGGAAATTCGCAATTCAAAAGTATTAGAATTTGATGCCTATTTAGTTGATCAAGAAGTTATGGAAATTGAAAAAGAAGTTACTGGATGGAAAATGGTATTAAATACGACAGAGTTTCTTTGTTGTTTTAATAAAGAACAATTTTTCACTTCACTTAACTCTAATGGAGGGAACATGTTTTCCATTAGAGTTATAATGATGATCGATGAACCTTCTCACGGCTATTCTAATCCAAGATACAGTATTCCACTAGTCAAACAACGTTATCACGGTATTTTAATCCAACCCAGTCCCAATCTGCTTTATCTCAACGGTAGATTAATTCACAATATTTTTCATGGTGACTACAGAGTCGGCAGACATGGCTCACATTATCCATATAGCATTTACATGCAGCCTGCTTTCGTTTTAAAATTTTTTTATAGTCCATGGAACGAGGCTATGAAAAAAAGAAAATTACAAATTGGACCCACTCTTTCTAAACATAGTGTACAGCGTGGTTTAGGTTCTCATCATTTAACAACACTTGAAAAATTAGAAAAAAACTATACTCACTATGCGACCTTAACTACTGATCTTCGGTTAATCCCAGAATACCAAACTGTATTTCCCGATCTATGCTTTCCTAACTATTAA
- a CDS encoding ATP-grasp domain-containing protein has product MDTIVFIETNKSGSSREAIKAAEKLNFFTVLLTKKTKFINERTIFPDVHQMIFTDINDYDNIITTIEKLNKSGKNIKGIFSFIDPFVYVAARLSERFCSNIVSTKAIHHMENKILTRNVLKELPISLNYLIYKPTESLSSFLEKTKKMNFPLIVKSPKSTGSKDVLLVKNKDQLILSIQSLLKKLPNEEILLEEYIDGPQYLVEILVQDGKVHIIAVIEQEITLFERFIVTGYSLLGQVDKRLYNSLFNAVNSVIQAFNMKNGACHLELRRIKDVWKLIEINPRISGGAMNDIIEIGHGINLVQETIQLMLGNKPSLNKKHYKYVYAHYLTVKSKGKLIRVTGKNRSSKYPGVEKVYIKPKKGTILKPPTSMGHRCGYVLAAAYFKTEAKKIALEAAKEISFEIQK; this is encoded by the coding sequence ATGGATACTATCGTTTTCATTGAAACAAATAAATCTGGATCAAGTAGGGAAGCAATCAAAGCAGCTGAAAAACTTAATTTCTTTACTGTTTTATTAACTAAAAAAACAAAATTTATTAATGAACGCACTATATTCCCTGATGTACATCAGATGATTTTCACTGATATAAATGATTATGATAATATAATTACAACAATTGAAAAATTAAATAAATCAGGAAAAAACATAAAAGGGATCTTTAGTTTTATTGACCCTTTTGTTTATGTGGCTGCACGTTTATCAGAAAGATTTTGCTCAAATATTGTATCTACTAAAGCTATCCATCATATGGAAAACAAAATATTAACTCGTAATGTACTTAAAGAATTACCAATCTCACTCAACTATTTAATTTACAAACCAACAGAATCATTATCATCTTTTCTTGAAAAAACTAAAAAGATGAATTTCCCTCTTATTGTAAAATCCCCTAAATCAACAGGATCCAAAGATGTATTATTAGTAAAAAATAAAGATCAATTAATCTTATCTATACAAAGTCTTTTAAAAAAACTACCTAATGAAGAAATTCTACTTGAAGAATATATAGATGGACCTCAGTACTTAGTTGAAATTTTAGTTCAAGATGGAAAAGTCCATATTATAGCAGTAATTGAACAAGAAATTACACTTTTTGAACGTTTTATTGTTACTGGTTATTCTTTACTAGGACAGGTAGACAAAAGACTATATAATAGTCTTTTCAATGCAGTTAATTCTGTTATTCAGGCCTTTAATATGAAAAATGGAGCGTGTCATCTAGAACTCCGGAGAATAAAAGATGTTTGGAAATTAATTGAGATAAATCCCAGAATATCAGGTGGAGCAATGAATGACATAATTGAAATTGGACATGGAATCAACTTAGTGCAAGAGACTATTCAGTTAATGTTAGGAAATAAACCTTCACTAAATAAAAAACATTATAAATATGTGTACGCTCATTACCTAACAGTTAAATCTAAAGGAAAACTAATTCGAGTTACAGGGAAAAACCGTAGTTCTAAATATCCTGGTGTAGAGAAAGTTTATATAAAACCTAAAAAAGGAACTATCTTAAAACCACCTACATCAATGGGACATCGATGTGGATACGTTTTAGCTGCAGCCTATTTTAAAACAGAAGCTAAAAAAATAGCTTTAGAAGCAGCTAAAGAAATTTCATTTGAAATCCAAAAATAA
- a CDS encoding tyrosine-type recombinase/integrase: MSISELIQRQEKEDKSGFRDTFKAYLKKSELKNIRFHDLRHTHATLLLKQGVHPKIVSERLDHKDVFITLNRYSHFSPSLQKDAVKTFSERLFGW, translated from the coding sequence TTGTCGATATCGGAGCTGATTCAGAGACAGGAAAAAGAAGACAAAAGTGGTTTTCGTGATACATTTAAAGCCTATTTAAAAAAATCCGAATTAAAAAACATTAGATTTCATGATTTACGCCATACTCATGCAACGCTTCTTTTAAAACAAGGAGTACATCCAAAGATTGTAAGCGAACGATTGGATCATAAGGACGTTTTCATAACCTTAAATCGCTATTCACATTTTTCACCTAGTCTGCAAAAGGACGCTGTTAAAACATTTAGTGAAAGACTATTCGGATGGTAA
- a CDS encoding ABC transporter ATP-binding protein: MRNFQGQFGNKGGRNNPKTGKTKNTKGTIMRVWNYMGYQKASLMFVIILVFITTLLGLLGPYYMGVIIDEYIVPKDLSGTARMCMLLIAIYGITVLLTWLQTFVMINVALKTIQKIRQDIFEKIQTLSLRFFDVRSQGDLMSRVTNDIDNLNQALTQSVVQIISSALTFIGVTIAMFSLDWILAIVTLITVPIMFFVTKKLVAYSGKNFAKRQKDLGELNGFIEEAITGADVTALYGKEKETVHNFNEINEQLRISATKAETFSAFIFPSMNFINNLGMGLVIGTGSVMVLNGMTTVGVIAAFINYSRQFSRPLSQFATLMNTIQAAVAGGERVFEIMDEVPEIQNKKDAVLVQNLQGHVRLEKVSFGYAQDNMILKDVSLEANPGETIALVGPTGSGKTTIINLLTRFYDIQKGQISIDEKDIKDYDINSLRSKIGVVLQDTYLFAGTIMENIRYGRLDASDEEVVAAAKAASAHSFIKHLPNQYETEIASEGSNLSQGQKQLLAIARAILADADILILDEATSNIDTRTELQIQSGLNNLMRGRTSFVIAHRLKTIEKADQILVIKDGSILERGNHETLMEDGGFYFDLYTSQFKI, encoded by the coding sequence GTGCGTAATTTTCAAGGACAATTTGGAAATAAAGGTGGACGTAACAATCCGAAAACGGGAAAAACTAAGAATACTAAAGGAACTATAATGCGAGTATGGAACTATATGGGGTATCAAAAAGCATCTCTTATGTTCGTTATTATTCTTGTATTTATCACGACATTACTAGGTTTACTTGGGCCATATTATATGGGGGTCATCATTGATGAATACATTGTACCGAAGGATTTAAGCGGGACAGCCAGAATGTGCATGCTACTCATTGCAATATATGGGATAACCGTATTATTAACATGGTTACAAACATTTGTAATGATTAATGTTGCATTAAAGACTATACAAAAAATACGACAAGATATTTTTGAAAAAATCCAAACACTTTCTCTACGATTCTTTGATGTACGTTCTCAAGGTGATTTAATGAGCCGTGTGACAAATGATATTGATAACTTAAATCAAGCTTTGACACAAAGTGTTGTGCAAATCATTTCATCAGCGTTAACGTTTATAGGTGTAACAATTGCGATGTTTTCATTAGATTGGATTTTAGCGATTGTAACTTTAATTACAGTACCTATTATGTTTTTCGTTACGAAAAAACTAGTTGCTTATAGTGGGAAAAACTTTGCGAAGCGTCAAAAGGATTTAGGAGAATTAAATGGATTTATTGAGGAAGCTATTACAGGCGCAGACGTAACTGCGTTATACGGAAAAGAAAAAGAAACCGTACATAACTTTAATGAAATTAACGAACAGCTAAGAATTTCAGCAACGAAGGCTGAAACGTTTTCAGCATTTATTTTTCCAAGTATGAACTTTATTAATAACTTAGGAATGGGGCTTGTAATTGGAACTGGATCGGTAATGGTATTAAACGGAATGACAACAGTAGGTGTCATTGCAGCTTTTATTAATTATTCTCGACAATTTTCAAGACCACTTAGTCAATTTGCAACTTTAATGAATACGATTCAAGCGGCAGTTGCTGGAGGAGAACGTGTCTTTGAAATTATGGATGAAGTACCAGAAATTCAAAATAAAAAAGATGCAGTACTTGTACAAAATTTACAAGGACATGTTAGGCTTGAGAAAGTTTCATTTGGATACGCACAGGACAACATGATTTTAAAAGATGTGAGTCTCGAGGCGAATCCTGGGGAGACAATCGCTTTAGTCGGTCCAACTGGATCAGGAAAAACAACAATTATTAATTTGTTAACTCGCTTTTATGACATTCAAAAAGGGCAAATTAGCATTGATGAAAAAGATATAAAGGATTATGATATTAATTCTTTGCGGAGTAAAATAGGGGTTGTTTTACAGGATACGTATTTATTTGCAGGAACGATTATGGAAAATATTCGATATGGACGTTTAGATGCAAGTGATGAAGAAGTAGTTGCAGCAGCAAAAGCAGCATCAGCACATTCTTTTATAAAACATCTACCGAATCAATATGAAACGGAAATTGCTTCAGAAGGTTCGAATTTAAGTCAAGGACAAAAACAACTCCTTGCGATTGCACGAGCGATTTTAGCAGATGCAGATATATTAATTCTCGACGAAGCAACATCTAATATTGATACGAGAACAGAATTACAAATTCAATCTGGATTAAATAATTTAATGAGAGGGCGAACAAGTTTTGTAATCGCTCATCGGCTGAAAACGATTGAAAAAGCAGATCAAATACTTGTAATAAAAGATGGAAGTATTTTAGAGAGAGGAAATCATGAAACTCTCATGGAAGATGGTGGGTTTTACTTTGATTTGTATACGAGTCAGTTTAAAATTTAA
- a CDS encoding ABC transporter ATP-binding protein, whose protein sequence is MKSFRKLLQYLKPYMFFAIIGPLFMVLEVAMDLIQPTIMQHIIDVGIANRDLNYVIKMGLLMIGAAAIGLIGGLGCMMYSTKAAVNFATDIRKDVFAKIETFSSKNRDSFGTGKLLTIVTNDITSIQSAMTMTLRVLVRGPLLFIGSIIIVFVTARDLFPILLVVVPVLLVAIVLIAGQSSGSFKRVQEALDKVNTKLQENLSGVRVIKAYVRQKYEIAQFEKVNTSLTEINIRAIQIISLMMPIIMLVVNSGIVATLWIGGEKVFNGTLQVGAILAFINYLNIILMSLMSISMVFIQIARAFPSADRVQQVLHTEVDITTEGDVYEPKQVGGNVEFKNVSYSYTKNNEYVLKDISFTVRKGEKIGIIGSTGSGKSTLAKLLPRLYDVDQGEICIDDVNVKAYDLQKLRASIGFVPQKALLFSGSIEENLRYGKEDATYDELELASSSACATEFINKLEDSYEYNLTQGATNLSGGQKQRISIARALVRKPSILVLDDSTSAVDAKSEAVIQEALRTRYSGTTTFLIASKISSIIDADKILVLNNGELVGNGTHEDLLATCEVYQEIYLSQGGSLQQEGGEERA, encoded by the coding sequence ATGAAATCATTTCGCAAGTTGTTACAGTATTTAAAACCATACATGTTCTTCGCTATTATTGGACCGCTATTTATGGTACTTGAGGTTGCGATGGACTTAATTCAACCGACAATAATGCAACATATTATTGATGTTGGAATTGCAAACCGGGATTTGAATTATGTAATAAAAATGGGGCTTCTTATGATAGGAGCAGCAGCAATCGGTTTAATTGGAGGACTTGGTTGTATGATGTATTCTACAAAAGCTGCTGTTAATTTCGCTACAGACATACGAAAAGATGTGTTTGCGAAAATAGAAACATTTTCTAGCAAAAATCGTGATTCATTTGGAACAGGTAAATTATTAACAATCGTGACAAATGATATTACATCTATTCAATCGGCAATGACGATGACGTTACGTGTACTTGTCCGTGGACCGTTATTATTTATTGGAAGTATCATTATAGTCTTTGTAACAGCGAGAGACCTATTTCCAATTTTACTTGTTGTGGTACCCGTATTATTAGTTGCAATTGTATTGATTGCAGGTCAATCGAGCGGTTCATTTAAGCGAGTACAAGAAGCATTAGATAAAGTAAACACAAAGCTACAAGAAAATTTATCCGGTGTACGTGTTATAAAAGCATATGTAAGACAAAAATATGAAATCGCACAGTTTGAGAAAGTTAATACAAGTTTAACTGAAATAAATATTCGTGCAATACAAATTATTTCATTGATGATGCCAATTATTATGCTAGTTGTAAATAGCGGAATTGTAGCAACTTTATGGATTGGTGGCGAGAAAGTTTTTAACGGTACACTCCAAGTAGGGGCCATTTTAGCTTTTATTAACTATTTAAATATCATTTTAATGTCACTTATGTCTATTAGTATGGTATTTATTCAAATTGCCCGTGCTTTTCCATCAGCTGATCGTGTACAACAAGTCTTACATACTGAAGTTGATATTACAACTGAAGGCGACGTATATGAACCAAAGCAAGTGGGTGGTAATGTAGAGTTTAAAAATGTTAGCTATAGTTATACGAAAAATAATGAATATGTTTTAAAAGATATTTCCTTTACTGTACGTAAAGGTGAAAAAATAGGGATTATTGGATCGACCGGAAGTGGTAAATCTACATTGGCGAAACTATTGCCACGACTTTACGATGTTGATCAAGGTGAAATATGTATAGATGATGTTAATGTGAAAGCATACGATTTGCAAAAACTTCGTGCTTCCATTGGCTTCGTTCCACAAAAGGCACTTCTTTTTTCAGGCAGTATAGAAGAGAATTTACGTTATGGCAAAGAAGATGCAACTTATGATGAATTGGAATTAGCATCTTCATCTGCTTGTGCGACTGAGTTTATCAATAAGCTGGAAGACTCTTATGAATATAACTTAACACAAGGTGCAACCAATCTATCTGGTGGTCAAAAACAACGTATATCTATTGCAAGAGCCCTAGTGAGAAAGCCATCTATTCTTGTATTAGACGATTCTACATCGGCAGTTGATGCGAAGTCAGAAGCTGTAATACAGGAAGCATTAAGGACAAGATATAGTGGCACAACGACATTTTTAATTGCATCAAAAATATCTTCTATTATAGATGCTGATAAAATCCTCGTTTTGAATAACGGTGAATTAGTTGGAAATGGTACGCATGAGGATTTATTGGCAACTTGTGAAGTGTATCAGGAAATTTATCTTTCCCAAGGTGGTAGCCTGCAGCAAGAAGGAGGGGAAGAGCGTGCGTAA